TGagtatgcatctgtgtgtgtgtgtgtgtgtgtgtgtgtgtgtgtgtgtgtgtgtgtgtgtgtgtgtgtgtgtgtgtgtgtgtgtgtgtgtgtgtgtgcgcgcgcgcgtgtggtgcgtgcacaagtgtgtgtgtctgtgagtgagtgtgtgcgtgcgtgcatgtgtctgaGGCGTCCTTAAGCCTTACTGCTCCACTGTGCCAGTCATTGTTTCAGCGGCTCAGTGTGAATGTTAGTTTCTGCTCAGTGGTTTACTCCGATGTTGCAGCAGTTTCACTGTTGAATGAATAAACGCAACTTCCATTGTTTTTCAATATGTCGTCttgtggaatttttttttttaaaaattagaAATCTCACATTCACTTAGTTGTAAAACTAACTGGGGGAAGCTCTAATCATGGTCATAAGAAGAAAATTCTTACCTGATTTTGAACTTGTATAGTTTGTGGAGAATAATATGGTTGTGCACCATGTTTAAACTGGCCGATGTATTTGGCTGCTTGCGGCGTTAATCAAACGGAGAATGGTAGCGGTACGTAATCTACGTAAAGCCATTCGTTTCCTGCCGCGGGTGTCATCAGACGGCTGTGGTTGGTGGAAACAAACCAGTGTTTGAGATCACGTGATGTTGCCGGACGTTAGCCGTTCATTGGTGAATTGATCTGCAGCATCATGACTATTATCAAGCCGTCTTGTGTGCAGTATCCTGAACGCAACGGTCTGTATTTACAGCGACGGAGTCAGCCGACATGTAACTGAGATTATTCTGAACATACGGTCCGTGtaaagggaagagaaagagaggagctAACGTTCGGTGCTGGGTTAACTGTCGCGTCACCCGCTcgcctcttctctcctcccggTTATCTCTGTTCTGTCGCAGCTATGGGCTGCTCTTTTGTCCCGTTGTTCGCCGTCGTGCTGTCAGCCTGGTCGGCTGTCGGTGACCCCGCCGGATCTGCTAACGTCGACGGAGCTCCGCCTTCTAAAATAGGCAAGCAAACCAGCGTGTTTAAGCGTCAAAGCAATTTAGCCAACATTAGCCCACATTCATAGGGCTGTAAGCTAGTCTTCAACAAGCTAACGTAGCTAACTCCTGTTTTCATGAGCAAACATTTAATGTGCAGATTCCTACATGCCTTTACATGCATGTAGCTAATAATTATGTAAGCTAAGTTGGctgtaatatttttttctctgtgtcagtcATTTTAATAGAGCCAGTGTTGTCTCTGCATCCCCCTGTCTGTAGGTATGATGACTGACCACTTAAGGCTGCAGTATGGCTTTGTAATCACGTCATTAAGTGTCATTAGTTTATATCTTCATCTATTTGCGACAAATGCATGTAGTGAAGCCATGTTTTTatacacacagatgacacacaagGATATACACAATATGTATGATTTATGGTCAGTAGTTTTCTAATACATTTCACTTCCACACCACATTCTGAattcacatttcctgtctgttgcTGGCTCTGGTCCTCTGTGCTCCAGCGGTGGTCGGGGCAGGGATAGGAGGCAGTGCCACAGCCCATTTCCTGCGGCAGCACTTTGGCCCTGAAGTCCAGGTGGATGTGTTCGAGAAGGGCGAGGTTGGAGGCCGTCTCGCCACCGTAACTGTCAATCACAATGACTACGAGTCTGGAGGTTCCATCATTCACTCCCTCAACCTCCACATGCAGGACTTTGTCAAACAGCTAGGTTGGTTGGCACACGCACTACCCACAAGGCTTCAGAGGCCAAGAGGACAATAACTGTACACAACTGCGTAGGATTTATTTAGTGCTGTCTGTCCTTCTCGAGGTGTTTTCAATGGAAAGGATGTGTGGTTGCATATTGCAAGTGAGTTAAATCAAGCACAGGGCTTTGAAAAGGCTTTCAGTATTTACAGAACAGCAACAGCACAGACTCTCAGTGTCGAGCATCTGTTCAGGGTTACGAGCTAAGCAAACAGGCTTCCTGATGACAGTGAGGTTTGCTTTATGGAGAATATAGAGATCCTGTGTAAGAGGAATGAGGATGGGTTTGTAGCTTAATCAGATTCATCTTGTGCCTCCAGCAAATGTAAGCTGAGCAGGAAGAACGTTCATCAGTAAAGAAAGGTCAGTTATTTGGGTTTAATGAGCAGCGTCAACTACTCATTGTGCTTCTGCATCCAGTATTCAGTGCCCTGCCAAAGTAACTAGACCACATGACTTGTTATGGTGCTTTTTAGGTAGATTTTAGTCCAGATAGTTTCAGAGAAAAGGAAGTTAGTTAATCTGTTACATCACCACTGTTAGAgacaaattcattaaaaaaaatccacattatAAAGTTCTTccccgtgtgtgtttgtccttcgTGTCGCCATGTGTGTGCCCCTCGAGGTTTAAAGTATCGTCGCAGCGTGGCGGGCAAGACGGCTGTGTTTAATGGCGAGGAGGTGATTCTGGAGGAGACAGACTGGTACCTGCTGGACCTGTTCCGGCTGTGGTGGCGTTACGGAATCAGCTTCATACGCCTGCAGATGTGGGTGGAGGAAATTATGGAGAAATTCATGAGGTAAGCCCAGAATATCAAGgctctgtttgttgtttcataTCATTGCAGCTGCTTGGCATGCTGGGTGCTTCACAGTATGTAGCTGTGGTGCAGATAATGCCTGATTTATCTTCCTGTATCAAAGTGTCATGCCTTTGTTGTAGATGTCTGACTCTCTGTTGGTGCGTTGAGGGACGCCACCTCAGTTTACATATAACTTCACCTCTTGGTTAGATACTATACGTGATTGGTCTGCCGGAGGAGTGTACTACGAAATGAGAGTAATGGGTTAGCGGGGTATGTTGAGCCTAACTTATGCTGTACACCAAACCTCCTCCAGAGCAGCTATACGTTGATAATGTCACCGAACGAAGACATAATTACACGGTTGCATGTGATAGGCCCATTTTGTGCAAGTCAAATGAGCCCTTTTTATGTGAACATGTACAGAGCCTGATGAAGAAAACTTAAGTTAACAATGAAAGTTGCTTACCACCATCGTGATGCCCATCATCTCTGACTGAGGTTTTAGGTTTTGTGGGGCCAGCTCACGCCAAACTTGCTTCATAGTATACCCGTCCGGTTTGGTCCATATTTTCTCCCTCCTGTTTCTGGCGTCAGTATTGTTAATTGATACTGACAATTATATTGAGCTGGTGTAAGAAGGTccaagtatttttattttatttatttatttattttttttatttttatttttttcacattttaaagatgCCAGACAAGTTTGCACTACTGATTCAGCAAAGTCATTTCTGGTTTAAACCTTCTTCTCACCACCAttgttttcactctgtcacaACGTGAGTCATAGACTGCCAAAACAGTTAAATACCAACATCATCTGCCTGAAATTTTGAAGTGCGTCTGTAATGAAagctctcttcatcctccaaCAGCGAAAGTATAAATCAAGAAAACTGATGTGTTCAATCAGCCTCTCCTCGCACTGTCACATCTGTCCAGCACAATCAGATCTATCTGCTGCAGTTATGTTATCATGACTCAGTTTTTAGCACGAAACATGAACCCGGCTCAGATTTGCACTTCACCCTTCTACCATCACCATTCGCCGAGCTCTGTTTTCTCCCTCaggaaattatttatttctgtatcgCTTTGTCTTTCTTGCCTTCTCTCAACTACAGTGAGCCTGTACATTcccacatctgtctgtcttttatgTTATGCACAAATAATTGCTGAGAAGTTTGTGATGGATGGTGTGAGGAAAAAGATCAATCAAACATGTCAATTATAAATCTGTCTGCGGTCCACAACAGTGATCAATAATAAGCCATTTCTTCTCTGGGTGTGTACTATAGGATCTACAAGTACCAGGCCCACGGCTACGCCTTCAGCTCGGTGGAGGAACTGCTGGACTCTCTTGGCGGGAGCGGCTTCATCAACATGACCCGGAGGCCGCTCTCTGATTCGCTGCTGGAGCTGGGTGTGTCGCAGCGCTTCATCGACGAGGTTATCGCGCCCGTCATGAGGGTCAACTATGGACAGAACGTCAGCATCCCCGCCTTTGTAGGTCAGATGAGTGTGAAGAAATGAGCAgtaggagaagaagagggagccGGGGGGGTGATGAGCAGGAAAGAGACAGCGAAGAGGAAGGCTGCGGCGCAGAAATTAGGGCCTTTTAAAAGCCGAACATCTTCGTCGACGCTGATGTAGgtcaggagagaggaaaggaaaaggaaagagatgCAGGGCACGAGGAAGGGAGAAGCTGGGTGTTGAGAATAGATGAGAGGAAGGcaaggtgagaggagagggtggCCTGCAGGAGCGAGAGAACAGGAAAGTGTGTGGGCAGCTGATAATTGGTTTATAGCACTTGGTCCTGTCtgttgtgagtgagtgagtgagtgtgtgtgtgttttacaggcGCTGTGTCGTTAGCTGGTGCCCAGAACAACCTGTGGGCGGTGGAAGGAGGCAACAAGCTGGTGTGTTCTGGCCTGCTGAAGATGGCCAATGCTAACCTGCTGCAAGCACAAGTCAGCTCCGTCTCCCCAGTCTACTCAGGTGCTTAACCTCGATGTCATGTCAGATGTCACAGTATTCAACGAACTGGAACGTTTCATATATAAATTAATCGTTAATCATTAAAAAGCTGCACTGCTGTGGCCAGCATAAGTATGGAAGTGAAGTAATATATTACAGTACACTAAATATACTttacacgcacacatatacagaaaCTGAATGCCTGGTTGTGAACTCTAACCATTACTGAATACTTAATGTAGAAATTGATAATCCAGCAAACCATTGAGATATTTACAGCAGAGCTacaaatgccataaaaatcaaGCAATctaaaacataaacataagtGGTGGCGACttcaaatggaaataaatatttctaGCTTTATCTACTTAAAAAAGAAGGTCTTATGCTCAGACTGTCATTAAAACTGTGTATGAAAGAGTTTTCTCTACCTTTTGATGAATGCATATTCATCATTCTGGTGTGTCAACGCTCGTGACACGTGAGAAATGTGCTGGATTTGCCAGTAGATACCAGTGGACTGATGGAGATTAATTTGTATCAGAGTCATGTAGGTTGATGTATCTGACAATGATTCTATGTACTTTCCCTCCAGCGGAGGCGCCCCAGTACCAGCTGAACTacaccacagcagcagggaCTGGATCAGAGCTGTATGACATTGTGGTGTTGGCGACGCCGCTCCAGGAAAGTGTCAGGTCCGGAGTCCAGTTCCAAGGTTTCGCCCCACCTTTCGACCAGCTCCCCGGCAACTATCACAGCACTGTGGCAACCATTGTCCATGGTTACCTCAACACCTCATTCTTCGGTTTCCCGGACCCCCGCCTGTTCCCCTTCGCCAGCATCTTGACAACTGAGACGCCTGATCTGTTTTTCAACAGCGTGGCGAGTGTTTGTCCCGTCAACATCTCAGCAGGCTTCCGCCGTAAGCAGCCGCAAGAGGCCGGAGTCTATAAAGTGTTCTCGCCACAACCTCTGGACAAGAGTCAACTGAAGACGCTCTTCAGGTCAGCCACTCAGTCCACCACTTCCTGCCAAAGTAATCATGGTATTGACTACGGCTGCAGCTAATTGTCATCGTCTTTACTGCATAATGTGACTGTGGTTGGTAAAAAtgattgaattctgtttttatctacaTTTTACACCGCGTCCCGACTTTCTTGGAATCGGGGTTATACGAGCCCAAAATAAAAAGGCCAACATTCACATTCAACAAAATTATTGCAGACAAATTGTCAGACAAATCATTCAGCTCTGCTCATTCTCTGAGTTAAGACAGTAAAATGATGTATAACAAGACTAAGCATCCacagccatgctggcagctctgAAAGGCTGTACCATGCCAGTTTTTGCTTGGTGCTTTGAGATAAATGCTCATGTAAATGTCCTAAAATGCTAAAATAGTAATGTTCACCAGCTTAATTTGGTGTGTTAATATGCTAAtctttgctaattagcaccgaACACATagtacagttgaggctgatgggaatgtcattagttttggaGGTATTTGGTCATGGAAAGGTGGAAAGGTCAGGGGACAATTTCTAATATTTgtcgagatatttcagtctgaatcagAGCGGTGGAGCAACCGACAGACCGACATTACATGTGTAGAGCAACGCTGCTAGTGGAGCTAAACAGCTGATGTCTGCTCATCATAATAAGTTTAAGACAATGTCCAGATTTTTAGAAGCAGAGTAACAACTCCCCTCCTTTACTGTGCCTCTCAATCTTAGGTCATACTACTCGGTGCAGGTGACAGAGTGGCAGGCGTACCCATGTTACGGCAGCAGTGAAGGACTGCCACCTGTGGAGCTCCACCCAAATCTTTACTACCTCAATGGCATCGAGTTGGCCGGCAGCGCCATGGAGATGAGCTCAGTGGCCGCCAAGAACATCGCCCTGCTGGCTTACCACCGCTggaacagacagacggacatGGTGGACCAGAAAGATCTGATGCACAGGATCAAGACCGAACTATGACCCGGTCAACTGAAAGCCAAACCGTGCTTCAGCGGAGTTACTCAGATGTATTTATTtagggaagcagagagagggttTCTGGGTAATTGTAGCTCTTCTAGCATCACAAAGCTGATGTGCACAAGTCCAAAGTATTCGACGATATCTCCTGCTGGATTTTCAGCCCGAAAATGTCTTTATTGGGGTACTAAACCTTTACAGTTTGACTTGTGAGAAGCCTTCAGTGTTTCGAGAGACACATTCAAGTAATATGTTTCTAAATACACCTAATACACCAAATCAATGAtagatatccatccatccagtgtCTATAACCGCTTATCCACAGGGTAATAATGAATATGCTGACCATAATCTGACCCTGCCATATCCAAAATCAATGGAAACATACGTTGTTAAGCAGAAAAGAAGTATTAGAGTCAAATCAACTCATTTTAATTGCACCACTGAAGGCGACTGCTGCCCCTACTTGTTGTCCAAAGGCCAGTTTGAGTTCTCTGATCGCTTCGTCCTCCGTGCCAGCGACATTGCAGACATATGAAACATTTTGCAGCATCAGTTCTGGATTGACTGCTAATGTAAATTAGCAGTTTCATCCAAACAGTTCAACTGCAGGCAGCTTTCCTTTGccaagaaataaagaaaacatgcaaacatgggAAGGACCAGCTCATATTTAATCTCCGTAGAATTTGAATTGACTGCTGGGAAGCTGTTTTATTGGGTTGCTGCGTCCAAGTCGAGAACAAGGCTTGAGAATCGGGATTGAGAGCATAAACGAAGCGCTTTTAAACAGCCGCTTTAACAGCTGTGAGATATGAGGCAGATCAGTGCAGTAACGCTGCCTTCAGGCACACAAACCAGCACTCTGTCATATAATCAAAAACAACTGCAGCGCTGCTGTTACTGAATCTAAATTTAAGGACTGTTAATGGACTTGCTGTCGGTGTGAGCTGTACCAAGGAGATCTCATTTgtaaattaaaatcattattcAGTGACTCATGGTCGTGGCCACTGGTGCTATGCTCTATTGGCCCTTTCATCAGACTGTTTATTATGTCCCcttcctgctgcttttgttgCATAATCCAGCggaaagaatttttttttcgAGGAATGGAGCCAACAAACTCTCACACTGGACCAAATAAAAGCAGAGGACGGATCCGcggagctgctggtggtgacGATGACAAAAAAGCCTCGTTGAGATCTGACGTTTTTAATAAGCACTGTAATCCTGGAAAAACACATATGGAGATTCGGAGCTGGTCATTCACTTCCAGAAAAGGTGATGGTGTGATGATATGATAAGAAAGCATTGACTGGTAGCCTTTTGGAAATgccttgttttattcatttctatCACAGTTTATCATTTCTAACAGCAGATTTGGACTGATGTGGATTTCTGGATTTAGAAAAACTCAACTGTTGTAAACTGAAAGCCTTGTGACTCCAATGGGCTCCAGCTGATGGATAGAGAGATCGTGTCATGTTTCAAACCTTTAATCTTACTAAATTGTCTCCAAACGCCGTGATGGcgtcagaaatgtgaaatggtGAAATGAAGGCTGTTTATCTTGGACTCTGAACAACTCACTTTTTTCAAAATTCAACACTTTCAGCATCAGCTTCCGTACGTAGAACAATCAAACAGTTGTAGCAGTTGGACGTTTATGTGATGCTGTAAAACAAATCCAGTGAGCGCCGTGGAACCATGTTTGACACAGGCTGTCTCGATCTGTGTTTGTGAGACCGTCATTGGTCCAAGGCAGAAACGCTCAGCCATGGCACTGACTGCTTATTTAGAAAACACCATGTGGGcatgttaacaaggttaaaaacttgattttcattggaCGGCATCTTAAACCTCTGAGCCAACATGAACAAGAGGTCCTAAAAGTGCTGTAGACGGATCATCAGAGCAGATCTGTCTTCAGGCTAACTGAGCCAACTCAGCGCTCTGATGAAGACTGTGGGGGACAGTTGAAAGTTGCTGGCAAAAGTCCAATAAGTGGATGATGAGTTGGGATTGTTTTGTCACGCTACTTTTTCCAAGGTCAGAATGAACTTTTTGCACAGCAAGTAAAAATGAAGCAGAAGTTCAGACTTGACAAAACTAAAATAGCCCAAAATGAAGGTATAGATGAAGGTATAGTCTGTATATTTTTGGGCAGTGGTGGACGAGGTACTTAGATTCTTCAGTAAAAGTATACCactgtgtaaaaatactccattgcaagtaaaagtcctttttttaaaatcctcCTGAAGTAAAGTTAAGTAAAGCTAAGTATTATCAAAATGAAACTTAAAGAAtcaaagtgaaagtactcaGCACAATGTCCTCTGTCATATTGTTCATATTATCAtatatgacatcatcacattcTTAtgactgatgcatcagtgtgggAGCAGCCTTTTACTGTTGTGTCTGGTCAAGGTGGAGCTAGGCCATTTACTCCAATGTTTCCCAATGTAGGGGTCAGGCCCCTCCAAATGGTCACCAGATGAATGtgaggggtcatgagatgagagaggaaagtTTTTCTGCACGAATGCAGTTTCGTTATTCTGGACCTTTCTCAACGCTTCAAAAATGTCTAAAACGTGATCTCAGCTGGAAACTCAGTTCTCAGTTTGtttgggttttgtgtgtgtgtgtgtgtgtgtgtgtgtgtgtgtggatgtgggtgtgggtgtgggtgtgtgtgtgtgtgtgtgtgtgggtgtgtgtgtgtgtgtgtgtgtgtgtgtgtgtgtgtgtgggtgtgggtgtgtgtgtgtgtgtgtgtgtgtgtgtgtgtgtgtgtgtgtgtgtgtgtgtgagtgagacagaggtCGCATGCCAAAAAAGTCCAGAGCCACTGGATTCATCTTTACCAATGTGTTGAATTTTAGATTATCATATGTTTCACTTACCAGGTTTTTGCAGAGCATTAAATGACAACTCAAACTCCACCCACCTATGAAGATCATGAGATGTGATTAAATGTTGAGATAAAAGCAAGTAGGTTGATTATTTGTCAAACAGCAGATTCTGTGTGACTTCACATCGAGCTGCTGTCGCTGCACAAATGTAATCCAGCATGTTTTCGTCTGCCTGATCAAATGATGCAGCTGTTTATAATGCATGGTGCTTCATACGGACTGTTCGCAGAATAAAAAGGTTGGATGGTTTGCCTTGAAATTTTGCTTTTGAAAAGTGGACTaaaaatccacctgccagcCTCTGATTTACTCCGGCCATTCAGCCTTCATTTCCTGTGGGCGCTGAACAAAATCTATGTTCTTGCTCGATCgcattctgctgctgttcagtaaTTTGAAGTTTAATTTTCTTTTACTagagggggaggaaaaaggaaagttATGAAGTAATATGTCACTAACAGGACGTCTAGTGTTGATGGTTGACTGCCCATAAACTCCACAGTTCCAG
This region of Chaetodon trifascialis isolate fChaTrf1 chromosome 16, fChaTrf1.hap1, whole genome shotgun sequence genomic DNA includes:
- the LOC139345200 gene encoding prenylcysteine oxidase-like; the protein is MGCSFVPLFAVVLSAWSAVGDPAGSANVDGAPPSKIAVVGAGIGGSATAHFLRQHFGPEVQVDVFEKGEVGGRLATVTVNHNDYESGGSIIHSLNLHMQDFVKQLGLKYRRSVAGKTAVFNGEEVILEETDWYLLDLFRLWWRYGISFIRLQMWVEEIMEKFMRIYKYQAHGYAFSSVEELLDSLGGSGFINMTRRPLSDSLLELGVSQRFIDEVIAPVMRVNYGQNVSIPAFVGAVSLAGAQNNLWAVEGGNKLVCSGLLKMANANLLQAQVSSVSPVYSAEAPQYQLNYTTAAGTGSELYDIVVLATPLQESVRSGVQFQGFAPPFDQLPGNYHSTVATIVHGYLNTSFFGFPDPRLFPFASILTTETPDLFFNSVASVCPVNISAGFRRKQPQEAGVYKVFSPQPLDKSQLKTLFRSYYSVQVTEWQAYPCYGSSEGLPPVELHPNLYYLNGIELAGSAMEMSSVAAKNIALLAYHRWNRQTDMVDQKDLMHRIKTEL